Proteins from a single region of Paraglaciecola sp. T6c:
- a CDS encoding SDR family NAD(P)-dependent oxidoreductase — MSDNSVAGKHILITGGASGIGAESALLLSKRGASITLADLNDVDGNALAQRICDEGGQARFVKVDVSESASVAALFDSAIDELGNIDVLINNAGIDHDPKFMLEIDDATFHKNIAVNVNGVWFCMKQALAHMMQNGGGHVINISSVAGIRAAPTLSAYSAAKHAVVGLTKSAAVEYARHNIRFNAVCPSFIRTPMVENVLSKLDERGQKALVKANPMKRLGEPQEVAGAIAWLCTAESSFMTGHTVVLDGGMTA, encoded by the coding sequence ATGAGTGACAACAGTGTTGCTGGAAAGCATATATTAATTACAGGTGGGGCCTCAGGAATTGGGGCCGAGTCTGCTTTGTTACTAAGTAAACGAGGGGCCAGTATCACACTGGCAGATCTAAACGACGTCGATGGCAATGCTCTAGCTCAACGCATCTGTGATGAAGGCGGTCAAGCGCGTTTCGTTAAAGTAGATGTCAGCGAAAGTGCATCCGTTGCGGCACTTTTTGATTCGGCCATTGATGAATTAGGTAATATCGATGTGTTGATAAACAATGCTGGCATTGATCACGATCCTAAATTTATGCTGGAAATAGACGACGCTACCTTTCATAAAAATATCGCGGTGAATGTGAATGGTGTGTGGTTTTGCATGAAGCAGGCATTGGCTCATATGATGCAAAATGGCGGTGGCCATGTGATCAATATCTCATCTGTGGCAGGTATTCGCGCCGCTCCCACGTTATCAGCCTATAGCGCAGCGAAACATGCAGTCGTGGGGTTAACCAAGTCAGCAGCGGTGGAATATGCCCGGCACAATATACGTTTTAATGCTGTCTGCCCCAGCTTCATTCGCACCCCTATGGTGGAAAATGTTTTGTCTAAATTAGATGAACGTGGGCAAAAAGCACTCGTCAAGGCTAATCCAATGAAACGCCTTGGAGAGCCACAAGAAGTGGCTGGCGCGATTGCTTGGTTATGTACAGCAGAGTCAAGTTTTATGACCGGCCATACCGTAGTACTCGACGGTGGTATGACTGCGTAA
- a CDS encoding acyl-CoA dehydrogenase produces MSEELVSRKELAFQLYELLDTESLCDKERFSEHNKDTFDAVMDTAEKIAREKFAPHNRKADLNEPTFDGEKVHMIPEVKEAFDTYAESGLIAGRFDFDDGGMQLPETIMMACSSYFTASNPSSTSYSFLTVAAANVIKNFAEQSIKDKFMPRMLTGEFTGTMALTEPHAGSSLADITTNAKPADDGTYRIKGSKMFISAGDHELSDNIVHLVLAKIQGAPAGVKGISLFVVPKFRLDENGEPAQRNDVSLAGLIHKMGYRGTTSTVLSFGEKDDCHGYLVGEAHQGLKYMFLMMNEARIGVGFGAAMLGYSGYRYSLGYAKERTQGRVAPNNKPTDKPATIIKHGDVKRMLLAQKSYVEGAMSLCFYASRLVDELHIAETPEAKQRTAELLDLLTPVVKAWPSEFGPKANDLAIQILGGSGYTREYPVEQCWRDNRLNPIHEGTNGIQALDLMTRKLWQADGAGLVQLQKVMGEDFAKAQHPVSKQLIADLQPYLLRLQKLIPVIGAELAGENQNALLANASCFLTIFGQVVVSWMWIRQAITSEEALNKNAVSQDDEAFYRGKLQAAKYFLDWELPLTDRDFKVLSSMSDSCSAMQETWF; encoded by the coding sequence ATGAGTGAAGAATTAGTCAGTCGTAAAGAACTAGCATTTCAATTGTACGAGTTGCTCGATACAGAGTCCTTATGTGATAAAGAGCGATTCAGTGAACACAACAAAGATACGTTCGATGCAGTCATGGACACCGCGGAGAAAATCGCACGGGAAAAGTTTGCACCACATAATCGAAAGGCTGACCTCAATGAGCCGACCTTTGATGGTGAGAAAGTTCACATGATCCCTGAAGTAAAGGAGGCGTTCGATACCTACGCAGAATCAGGGTTAATTGCCGGCCGTTTCGATTTTGATGATGGCGGTATGCAACTGCCTGAAACTATTATGATGGCGTGTTCAAGTTACTTTACCGCGTCGAACCCCTCCAGCACATCTTACTCATTCTTGACAGTTGCCGCAGCCAACGTGATCAAGAACTTTGCTGAGCAGAGTATTAAAGATAAGTTTATGCCGCGTATGCTCACAGGTGAGTTTACTGGGACTATGGCGTTAACTGAGCCACATGCCGGTTCTTCTCTTGCTGATATAACCACAAATGCAAAGCCGGCTGATGATGGTACGTATCGTATTAAGGGCAGTAAGATGTTCATTTCGGCGGGTGATCATGAATTATCTGACAACATTGTGCATTTGGTACTAGCAAAAATTCAAGGCGCGCCTGCGGGTGTTAAGGGTATTTCACTTTTTGTGGTGCCAAAATTTCGCCTCGATGAAAACGGCGAGCCAGCACAGCGTAATGATGTCTCACTGGCAGGACTTATTCATAAGATGGGGTATCGAGGCACTACTTCTACCGTCTTATCGTTCGGCGAAAAAGACGATTGCCACGGCTACTTAGTAGGCGAAGCGCATCAAGGCCTTAAGTATATGTTCTTGATGATGAACGAAGCGCGCATTGGTGTTGGTTTTGGTGCCGCTATGCTTGGGTATTCAGGCTATCGTTACTCGTTGGGCTACGCTAAAGAAAGAACACAGGGGCGTGTTGCGCCAAACAACAAACCGACCGACAAACCAGCCACTATCATTAAACATGGTGATGTAAAGCGCATGCTATTAGCGCAAAAGTCATATGTCGAAGGTGCTATGTCATTGTGTTTTTATGCTTCCAGACTAGTTGACGAACTGCATATAGCAGAAACACCAGAGGCGAAACAGAGGACAGCTGAGCTGCTTGATTTGTTAACCCCTGTGGTGAAAGCATGGCCCAGCGAATTCGGCCCGAAAGCTAATGATTTAGCAATTCAAATTCTGGGCGGCTCAGGCTACACCAGAGAATATCCAGTAGAGCAGTGCTGGCGCGATAACCGTTTAAATCCGATTCATGAGGGGACGAACGGTATTCAAGCGTTAGATCTGATGACACGTAAATTATGGCAGGCAGATGGCGCTGGTTTAGTGCAATTACAAAAAGTCATGGGCGAAGACTTCGCTAAAGCTCAACACCCAGTGAGCAAACAGCTTATCGCTGATCTTCAACCTTACTTATTAAGATTGCAAAAGCTTATTCCGGTCATAGGTGCGGAGTTAGCAGGTGAAAACCAAAATGCACTGCTAGCCAATGCGAGTTGCTTTTTAACCATATTTGGCCAAGTAGTTGTCAGTTGGATGTGGATCAGGCAGGCAATTACGTCAGAAGAAGCACTTAATAAAAATGCGGTATCACAGGATGATGAAGCATTTTATCGCGGAAAATTACAAGCTGCGAAGTATTTCCTTGATTGGGAATTACCATTGACGGACCGGGATTTTAAAGTGTTAAGCAGCATGAGTGACAGCTGCAGTGCGATGCAAGAAACTTGGTTTTAA
- a CDS encoding GlxA family transcriptional regulator encodes MYKVTILGFDQAYASAITGVLDIFGLAGITWQRMQGLPIKPLFDVQIASLCQKQVKCINQLELNAHVSIESVDKTDLLLIPTIGGDPIDVLKNNVELLAHIRKHHALGADIASNCSGAFFLAQAGILDKRMATTHWGYADLFRQLYPNVNLQIDRMITEQDNIFCSGGGMAWFDLALLLIERYAGHDIATTTAKAHVIDLSRGDQSAYASLRTKKYHQDVEILAVQQWLEEHFAQKIVVDTLCEKVNLTSRTFVRRFKRATEQSPLAYLQGVRVEAAKKHLEASAHSVERIVNLVGYDDLSSFTRLFKKHTGLSPSQYGKKFRR; translated from the coding sequence GTGTACAAAGTGACTATTTTGGGATTCGATCAAGCCTACGCTAGTGCTATCACTGGGGTGCTAGATATATTTGGTTTAGCAGGTATTACTTGGCAGCGGATGCAGGGATTACCCATCAAACCGCTGTTTGATGTTCAAATAGCCTCGTTATGCCAAAAGCAGGTTAAATGTATTAATCAGCTTGAATTGAATGCCCATGTGTCAATAGAAAGCGTAGACAAAACGGATCTCCTCCTTATTCCTACCATTGGTGGTGATCCCATTGATGTCCTTAAAAATAATGTTGAACTCTTAGCCCATATAAGAAAACACCACGCTTTAGGAGCAGATATCGCGAGTAACTGCAGTGGCGCTTTTTTTTTAGCTCAGGCAGGAATACTTGACAAGCGTATGGCAACAACACATTGGGGCTACGCAGACTTATTTAGGCAGCTATATCCCAATGTTAATTTGCAAATCGATAGAATGATCACCGAGCAAGACAACATTTTTTGTTCAGGCGGAGGAATGGCGTGGTTTGATTTAGCACTCTTATTGATCGAGCGTTACGCTGGCCATGATATCGCGACCACAACAGCCAAGGCTCACGTTATCGATTTATCTCGTGGGGACCAATCTGCTTACGCTTCTTTGCGCACTAAGAAATACCATCAGGATGTGGAAATTCTCGCTGTACAACAGTGGCTTGAGGAGCATTTCGCGCAAAAAATTGTGGTAGACACCTTGTGCGAAAAAGTAAATTTAACATCTCGTACTTTTGTTCGCCGCTTTAAGCGCGCAACGGAACAATCCCCCCTAGCTTACCTGCAAGGTGTGAGAGTTGAAGCAGCTAAAAAGCATTTAGAAGCATCTGCTCATAGCGTAGAGCGCATTGTGAATCTCGTGGGTTACGATGATTTGAGCTCATTCACCCGACTTTTCAAAAAACACACTGGTTTGTCTCCCAGCCAATACGGGAAGAAATTTAGACGTTGA
- a CDS encoding isoamylase early set domain-containing protein, protein MAFKKQYLKSKPVCKVTFKISKEEAKAADSVSIVGDFNDWDKKATVMKKLKNGSFSAAMDLPVEKEYQFRYLLDGKAYENDWQADAYAMSPMSNEENSVIKL, encoded by the coding sequence ATGGCTTTTAAGAAACAATATTTAAAATCGAAACCCGTTTGTAAGGTCACATTTAAAATCAGCAAGGAAGAGGCTAAAGCAGCAGATTCTGTCAGTATCGTGGGTGACTTCAATGATTGGGATAAGAAAGCTACTGTGATGAAGAAGCTTAAGAATGGTAGCTTTTCTGCAGCCATGGACTTACCCGTTGAGAAAGAATATCAGTTTCGTTACTTGTTAGACGGTAAAGCGTATGAGAATGACTGGCAGGCTGATGCTTATGCCATGTCTCCGATGTCTAATGAAGAAAACTCGGTTATCAAGCTTTAA
- a CDS encoding beta-galactosidase, which produces MVATSNNVLALGVCDYPEHVPASEWKTHAEQQKAMGLQYVRLAEFSWAKIEPSDGIFDWQWLDDAIETYVSQGLKIVMCTPTATPPAWLVQKYPEMLAVDAQGQTMKFGSRRHYDHACDIYRQECKRITTLMAQRYGQHTDVIGWQTDNELGHEGTAVSYGGASAERFPKWLEARYETLDALNEAWGCAFWSQDYSQWQQICPPNLTAVRQPNPSQALDYQRFCSDMIEEFQQVQIDVLRALSPHRFLTHNFVIFAQEFDLYKVAKNLDFVAWDSYPIGMLEFFATWETEQTKSEFARTGHPDLVSFNHDLYRGIKGGKDFWVMEQQCGHANWAQYNPLPAKGAVQLWTAQAWAHGASSVTYFRWRASHMAQEIMHSGLLQQDGRADRGYQEVNDFDTAQFALEKVNVRVAVLHDYNSLWAYNLQPHNKDLNYWHQFMMFYSALRELGVDVDIIHPEQLADKEYALVVAPALTIMTSKIASYLSQSAKNCPIIFGPRTAFRNDTGRVADKGQFQLIEDLVGIKLANFDSLRPTLSQSIEQSETSTEFFAKLWCESYELTDADATHTYVNGPMAGLAAVTKKDNVSVIGALSGALIKSVLNSALGEVGIETFTLPKGMRLSRRGETTLVLNFNQQDVEWSGTTYPGVSFTTLD; this is translated from the coding sequence ATGGTCGCAACATCAAACAACGTTCTTGCACTAGGAGTGTGCGACTATCCGGAGCACGTTCCGGCTAGTGAATGGAAAACCCATGCAGAACAACAAAAGGCTATGGGCTTGCAATATGTACGTCTAGCAGAGTTTTCGTGGGCTAAAATTGAACCTAGCGACGGCATATTTGATTGGCAATGGCTTGATGATGCGATTGAGACTTATGTTTCACAGGGCCTGAAAATTGTTATGTGCACGCCAACTGCAACTCCCCCTGCATGGTTAGTTCAGAAGTATCCTGAAATGCTAGCTGTTGATGCGCAAGGCCAAACCATGAAGTTTGGCTCTCGTCGCCATTATGACCATGCCTGTGATATTTATCGCCAAGAATGTAAACGTATTACAACCCTTATGGCTCAGCGTTATGGTCAGCACACTGATGTGATTGGTTGGCAAACTGACAATGAACTTGGCCACGAAGGGACAGCAGTATCTTACGGTGGTGCGAGTGCTGAGCGTTTCCCAAAATGGCTTGAAGCTCGATATGAAACCTTAGATGCATTGAATGAGGCATGGGGTTGTGCATTTTGGAGCCAAGACTACTCACAGTGGCAACAGATTTGTCCGCCTAATTTGACTGCTGTACGTCAACCAAATCCGTCACAAGCGTTGGATTATCAACGCTTTTGCTCTGATATGATTGAAGAATTTCAACAAGTTCAAATCGATGTACTTAGAGCACTTTCTCCTCATCGCTTTTTGACTCACAATTTTGTCATTTTCGCTCAAGAGTTCGATTTATACAAAGTCGCCAAAAATTTGGATTTTGTCGCTTGGGATAGTTACCCGATCGGCATGTTAGAATTTTTTGCCACGTGGGAAACTGAACAAACAAAGTCGGAGTTTGCTCGGACCGGTCACCCTGATCTAGTGAGCTTTAATCATGATCTCTATCGCGGAATTAAAGGCGGCAAGGATTTCTGGGTGATGGAGCAACAGTGCGGTCATGCCAACTGGGCGCAGTATAATCCGTTGCCGGCTAAAGGGGCAGTGCAGCTTTGGACAGCCCAAGCCTGGGCCCATGGTGCGAGTTCAGTGACCTATTTTAGATGGCGCGCAAGCCATATGGCACAAGAAATTATGCATTCAGGTTTATTACAACAAGATGGGCGGGCTGACCGGGGGTACCAAGAAGTTAACGACTTCGATACTGCTCAGTTTGCACTGGAAAAAGTGAACGTTCGAGTTGCTGTGCTTCATGATTACAACAGCCTGTGGGCTTACAATCTTCAACCCCACAATAAAGATCTAAATTATTGGCATCAGTTTATGATGTTTTACAGCGCACTTCGTGAGTTAGGGGTAGACGTAGACATTATTCATCCCGAACAACTTGCGGACAAGGAGTATGCTTTAGTTGTTGCGCCTGCGCTGACTATCATGACATCAAAAATAGCGTCTTATTTGAGCCAGAGTGCTAAAAATTGCCCTATTATTTTTGGACCACGCACTGCATTTCGTAATGATACAGGCCGAGTAGCAGATAAAGGACAATTTCAATTAATAGAAGATTTGGTAGGTATCAAATTAGCAAATTTTGATTCATTGCGCCCAACGCTTTCCCAATCAATTGAACAGAGTGAAACGAGTACGGAATTTTTTGCAAAACTTTGGTGTGAGAGCTATGAATTAACCGATGCGGATGCCACACACACGTATGTAAACGGTCCCATGGCAGGACTTGCTGCGGTGACCAAAAAAGATAATGTGAGCGTTATTGGCGCTTTATCAGGGGCTTTAATAAAGAGTGTTCTCAATTCGGCATTAGGTGAAGTAGGTATTGAAACCTTCACATTGCCTAAAGGCATGAGATTGAGTCGACGTGGTGAAACAACCCTTGTGCTGAACTTTAATCAGCAAGACGTGGAATGGAGTGGTACAACCTACCCAGGCGTATCTTTTACAACACTCGACTAA
- a CDS encoding electron transfer flavoprotein subunit alpha/FixB family protein — MAILIYAEHDNSQLKSETLKLANAASKMGDELHLLVVGSNCADVANQASEVDGISKVLLADNAAYEHQLAENVADLVAEMGKDYSHIVCAATTTGKNFMPRVAALLDVAQLSDVIGVQSSDTFVRPIYAGNAIATVQSSDNIKVLTVRTSTFDANATGNSAPIEAIDLVKSSSISSFVSAELTKSERPELTAADVVISGGRGMQNGDNFKLLDGIADKLGAAMGASRAAVDAGFVPNDMQVGQTGKIVAPQLYIAVGISGAIQHLAGMKDSKVIVAINKDEEAPIFQVADYGLVGDLFDVLPELEAAL; from the coding sequence ATGGCAATTCTTATTTATGCTGAGCACGACAACAGCCAGTTGAAGTCTGAAACACTCAAACTTGCCAATGCTGCGAGCAAGATGGGAGATGAACTCCATCTTTTGGTTGTTGGGTCTAACTGTGCTGATGTGGCTAATCAAGCAAGTGAAGTAGATGGCATCAGCAAAGTACTACTAGCAGACAACGCCGCCTATGAGCATCAACTAGCAGAAAATGTCGCTGACTTGGTTGCCGAAATGGGTAAAGACTACAGCCACATTGTTTGTGCCGCGACCACAACGGGCAAAAACTTTATGCCTCGTGTTGCCGCCTTACTCGACGTAGCACAATTATCAGATGTTATTGGTGTACAAAGTAGTGATACGTTTGTACGTCCTATCTATGCGGGTAATGCGATCGCGACAGTGCAATCAAGTGATAACATAAAAGTGCTAACAGTGCGTACTTCAACATTTGATGCAAATGCTACGGGCAATTCTGCACCGATAGAAGCTATAGACTTAGTGAAGTCATCAAGCATTTCTTCATTTGTTAGTGCTGAATTAACCAAATCTGAGCGTCCAGAGCTCACAGCTGCTGACGTTGTTATCTCGGGCGGGCGTGGTATGCAAAACGGTGATAACTTCAAATTGCTTGATGGCATAGCAGATAAGCTTGGTGCAGCTATGGGCGCGTCACGAGCTGCGGTTGATGCTGGGTTTGTGCCAAACGATATGCAAGTTGGTCAAACGGGTAAAATTGTCGCGCCCCAGCTTTATATCGCTGTTGGCATATCCGGTGCAATCCAGCATTTAGCCGGTATGAAAGACTCTAAAGTCATCGTTGCTATTAATAAAGACGAAGAAGCACCAATATTCCAGGTGGCTGATTACGGTTTAGTCGGAGATTTGTTTGACGTTCTTCCGGAACTAGAAGCAGCGTTGTAG
- a CDS encoding electron transfer flavoprotein subunit beta/FixA family protein: MKILVPVKRAIDYNVKVRVKADHSAVDLTNAKMSINPFCEIAVEEAVRLKEKGVATEIVVVSIGDKSCQEQIRTALALGADRGLQIDTNEYLDSLQIAKLLKKVVEEEAPDLVILGKQSIDSDNNQTGQMLAALTGMPQGTFASEVNIDAGKVKVTREIDGGLQTVELNLPAVVTTDLRLNEPRYASLPNIMKAKRKPLEVKVAADFGVELSSNVKVLKVEPPAQRSGGVKVADVAELVDKLKNEAKVI; this comes from the coding sequence ATGAAAATATTAGTGCCGGTAAAACGCGCAATCGATTACAACGTGAAAGTGCGAGTTAAAGCCGATCACAGTGCAGTTGATTTAACCAACGCCAAAATGTCCATCAACCCATTCTGTGAAATCGCGGTTGAAGAAGCAGTCAGACTGAAAGAAAAAGGTGTTGCAACTGAAATAGTGGTTGTTTCCATCGGTGATAAGTCTTGCCAAGAACAAATTAGAACCGCTCTTGCGCTCGGTGCCGATCGCGGTCTGCAAATTGATACCAACGAGTATTTGGATTCATTGCAAATAGCAAAACTACTTAAGAAGGTGGTTGAAGAAGAGGCCCCTGACTTAGTTATTCTAGGTAAGCAGTCTATTGACTCAGATAATAACCAAACAGGTCAGATGTTAGCAGCGCTTACTGGTATGCCTCAGGGCACGTTTGCATCAGAAGTGAATATCGATGCAGGTAAGGTGAAAGTAACCCGCGAAATTGACGGCGGTCTACAGACAGTAGAGCTTAACTTACCAGCGGTTGTTACCACTGATTTGCGCTTAAATGAACCGCGCTACGCGTCTTTGCCTAATATTATGAAAGCCAAGCGTAAACCCCTTGAAGTAAAAGTAGCCGCTGATTTCGGCGTTGAATTAAGCTCGAATGTGAAGGTGCTCAAAGTGGAGCCACCTGCACAACGTTCTGGTGGCGTGAAAGTAGCTGATGTAGCTGAATTGGTTGATAAATTGAAAAACGAAGCGAAGGTGATCTAA
- a CDS encoding electron transfer flavoprotein-ubiquinone oxidoreductase — protein MEFDVVIVGAGPAGLSTACKLMQLAQEKDQELMVCVVEKGSEVGAHILSGAVFETRAMDELFPDWQSMGAPITTPVKEDHIYYLRSEEKATKLPNIMTPKTMHNEGNYIVSMGNVTRWLAEQAESLGVEVFPGFAAAEVIYNDDGSVGGVLTGDMGIGHNGEHKDGYMPGMELRAKYTVFAEGCRGHLGKELIAKFELDKGKSPQHYAIGFKEIWDIEPSKHQEGLVVHSAGWPLTEASGGSYLYHVENNQVFVGLIVDLNYSNTHLSPFDEFQRMKHHPVFKQYLEGGKRVSYGARAIAKGGYNSLPKMSLPGALLVGCDAGTLNFAKIKGNHTAMKSGMLAAETLINALGPEDAGGKDLVDYSKRFEDSWVYDELFRSRNFGAALHKFGTFGGGAYNTLEQNIFNGNMFFNLSDNEKDHEQLKQAKDCQKIDYPKYDSVLSFDKLSSVFLSNTNHEEDQPCHLKLKDNTVPITVNLPLYDEPAQRYCPAGVYEIIDNEQGEKALQINAQNCVHCKTCDIKDPTQNIQWVVPEGAGGPNYPNM, from the coding sequence ATGGAGTTTGATGTTGTGATAGTCGGTGCTGGTCCAGCTGGGCTCTCTACCGCATGTAAATTGATGCAATTGGCACAGGAAAAAGACCAAGAACTTATGGTCTGTGTTGTTGAAAAAGGCTCTGAAGTGGGCGCGCACATATTATCTGGTGCAGTATTTGAAACACGTGCCATGGATGAGTTGTTTCCAGATTGGCAATCAATGGGGGCGCCTATTACGACCCCGGTCAAAGAAGATCATATTTATTATTTACGCAGCGAAGAAAAGGCCACTAAATTACCCAATATCATGACGCCGAAAACCATGCACAACGAAGGCAATTATATTGTCAGTATGGGTAATGTCACTCGCTGGTTAGCTGAGCAAGCAGAGTCCCTTGGCGTTGAAGTGTTTCCGGGATTCGCAGCAGCAGAAGTTATCTACAATGATGATGGCAGTGTTGGTGGGGTGCTAACCGGTGATATGGGCATAGGGCATAATGGTGAGCATAAAGATGGTTATATGCCTGGTATGGAACTTCGTGCCAAATACACAGTGTTCGCAGAAGGCTGCCGTGGTCATCTAGGCAAAGAACTCATCGCGAAATTTGAACTGGATAAAGGTAAGTCCCCACAGCATTATGCTATTGGTTTTAAAGAAATTTGGGATATTGAACCAAGTAAGCATCAAGAAGGCTTAGTTGTTCACAGTGCGGGTTGGCCGTTAACCGAAGCGTCAGGCGGTTCTTATTTATATCATGTTGAAAATAACCAAGTATTTGTCGGATTAATCGTTGACCTCAACTATAGCAATACGCACTTGAGCCCGTTCGATGAATTCCAGCGCATGAAGCACCACCCCGTATTTAAACAATACTTAGAAGGTGGCAAACGCGTGAGCTATGGCGCAAGGGCCATTGCCAAGGGCGGGTATAATTCATTACCTAAAATGTCCTTGCCTGGTGCCTTACTGGTAGGTTGCGATGCGGGTACGTTGAATTTTGCAAAGATTAAAGGCAATCACACGGCCATGAAATCCGGCATGTTGGCTGCTGAAACATTGATTAATGCATTAGGACCTGAAGACGCTGGCGGTAAGGATTTAGTCGATTACAGTAAACGGTTCGAGGACTCATGGGTCTACGATGAGCTATTCAGGTCGCGTAATTTTGGTGCTGCGCTACATAAATTTGGCACGTTTGGCGGCGGTGCTTATAACACCCTTGAGCAGAATATCTTTAATGGCAACATGTTCTTTAATTTGTCTGATAACGAGAAAGATCATGAACAACTTAAGCAGGCCAAAGACTGCCAGAAAATAGATTATCCAAAATATGACAGTGTGCTGAGTTTCGATAAGTTGTCCTCTGTATTTTTGTCAAACACCAATCATGAAGAGGATCAACCTTGTCATCTTAAATTAAAGGATAATACTGTTCCAATTACGGTGAATTTACCTTTGTATGATGAACCCGCTCAGCGTTACTGCCCGGCCGGGGTATATGAAATCATAGATAATGAGCAAGGTGAAAAAGCATTGCAGATTAATGCCCAGAACTGCGTACATTGTAAAACCTGCGATATAAAAGACCCTACACAGAATATCCAATGGGTAGTACCAGAGGGTGCAGGCGGTCCTAATTACCCAAATATGTAA
- a CDS encoding H-NS family nucleoid-associated regulatory protein has product MSDFISILTHGRRLQGAVKELSVEELETVADKLNSIIDNRKAKELEQQEAAKEKNEKLNEILAQLEAAGLDVNDLQKAEPAKKSTKVGKKRPVKYILKDSAGNEHKWTGIGRMPKVFKAELDNGKSLDSYLLD; this is encoded by the coding sequence ATGAGTGATTTTATTAGCATTTTGACTCATGGACGTCGATTACAAGGAGCGGTAAAGGAATTATCGGTAGAAGAATTAGAAACAGTCGCAGATAAACTCAATTCGATTATTGATAACCGTAAAGCGAAAGAATTAGAGCAGCAAGAAGCGGCCAAAGAGAAAAACGAAAAGCTAAATGAGATCCTAGCGCAATTAGAAGCAGCAGGACTTGATGTCAACGATTTACAAAAAGCTGAACCCGCGAAAAAATCAACTAAAGTGGGCAAAAAACGTCCAGTAAAATATATTTTAAAAGACAGCGCAGGTAATGAGCATAAATGGACTGGTATTGGTCGTATGCCTAAAGTTTTCAAAGCTGAACTTGATAACGGTAAATCACTAGATTCTTATCTACTAGACTAA
- a CDS encoding alpha/beta fold hydrolase — protein sequence MLNINHRIDHGEKNQPWLLLIHGLFGSLDNLAMLRRKLSQDFNILSIDLPDHGKSEHSAQFSFTGYADSIIALLAQLNISRVNAVGHSLGGKVAMQMALTYPEIISTLTVLDIAPVAYEPRHSNVFKSLLNVKLESIQDRKDADKMMSKFVNEASVRQFLLKSLYQDTKTHFWHWRFNLPLLHRDYSLLSQAISSDSQYTKPVLFLKGELSDYLVAEYTKQTTDLFPKSRVKVVSGTGHWLHAEKPAECADHILTFLRN from the coding sequence ATTTTAAATATTAACCACAGAATCGACCACGGTGAAAAAAATCAGCCTTGGTTATTATTAATACATGGTCTATTCGGCAGTTTAGATAACCTCGCTATGTTGCGCCGTAAATTAAGCCAAGATTTCAATATTCTATCTATTGATTTGCCGGATCATGGAAAGTCAGAGCACTCTGCGCAGTTTAGTTTTACTGGTTACGCGGATTCTATTATTGCTCTTTTAGCTCAGTTAAACATTTCACGTGTAAATGCAGTGGGACACTCTTTAGGTGGAAAAGTCGCTATGCAAATGGCGCTGACTTATCCAGAAATTATTTCGACACTTACGGTGCTTGACATAGCACCAGTCGCGTATGAGCCAAGACACAGTAACGTTTTTAAATCTTTACTAAATGTAAAGCTTGAAAGCATTCAAGACCGCAAAGACGCTGATAAAATGATGAGCAAATTTGTCAATGAGGCTTCTGTTAGGCAGTTTTTATTAAAAAGCTTATACCAAGATACCAAAACACACTTTTGGCATTGGCGCTTTAATTTACCTCTATTGCATAGAGACTATTCATTGTTATCACAAGCGATTAGCAGTGACAGTCAATACACCAAACCCGTTTTATTTCTTAAAGGTGAACTGTCTGATTACTTAGTCGCAGAATACACCAAACAAACAACGGATTTATTCCCCAAAAGCCGCGTTAAAGTCGTTTCAGGGACTGGTCATTGGTTGCACGCTGAAAAACCGGCAGAGTGTGCGGATCATATACTCACATTTTTACGAAATTAG
- a CDS encoding DUF2788 domain-containing protein: MLSENYEQIEAIALDLALVGLFLLMGFAVHDVLKKNNVPMIGRVVVYLVLFLGAAGFLFKGVVQFFWQAN, translated from the coding sequence ATGTTAAGCGAAAATTATGAACAAATTGAAGCCATCGCCTTAGATTTGGCGTTGGTTGGTTTATTCTTACTCATGGGCTTTGCGGTACATGATGTTTTGAAGAAGAATAACGTACCTATGATAGGTAGAGTTGTTGTTTATTTAGTCTTGTTTTTAGGTGCCGCAGGCTTTTTGTTTAAGGGCGTCGTGCAATTTTTCTGGCAAGCGAATTAA